The region aatttttaatttttccaatgACATGTGTTATTTTTGAACAAATGCAAAAAGTTTCTACACTTTTAGAGTTCAAGTGAAAAAAGTGTTCAAGCATTAATAAATGTATGCACTTTTATTAACTCATAGTTCtgctataatttaaaataataatctttaatacagctgtatttattttcaagtttttaattatttcattatatattcattgtttttgtgtttctctttgataaattcaatttatgaaataaatgttaactttgtttaacaattaactttcttattttaatatttgtaatatatttatttcttttttattttaatatttgtgcttttttttagtCTGATtgcaaagaatatttttattttatctgatgATGTTTATTGATGTATCATAATTTATGATTGGTGTATCTtagtttatgattttttttgttttggtgacttttattataattatcatgACAGTTTATCTTTTCATTCTGATTTAAATAatctctaaatattttattgaaacattaaaaagcataaaaagcAGGcgacatttttgtttaattcattattattggcattttagttttaagtataaAGTTGGAAAAAtcttgcaaaatttattttttggttagGTAATATTTGTGAacaactgttaatttttttaaaaaaaaaggaaaaagaaaactGAAGAAAAAACTGCAGAAGTGGTTTTGGACACTCATCTTATGAATGCATACATTCTGCGTGAATTGACTTTAATCCATTATAATTTGACTAATCTTGAATAATGACAATTTAAGATTATAGGCACGTGCGAGTTGTGATCCTGTTGATTGGAATGTGTTATCATCATCATAACTGcagcaaagaatttttttcaccTCTTAGCTGCGATTATGATAATGTGTACACTCCGGTTATGTGAGTATAACCATGTGTTTGATTGCCAAGAGGAACACCTTTTGGCAAAAGATTACAATATGAATgagataaaacatttataaatgaaGCTTGAAGGAGggatatttatgtttatgtttctCAGGTCTTAAAAAATTTCTGGCACTTAAACTGCAGCAAAATATCAACAGGACTGGAAGTCATGGCAAACAAGCTTTAACCTGGAAAAACTGCTCAAAAATGTTAATTTCAGATCTACTCTGATTAGATCTAAGTTTAATTCAGATCTActctaaacatttttgtataaataggaGTCGGTCTAACTGTCTGCTCATACTCAGAATTtgatttaacaacaataacaaaaattttgattgtaaGGCAAAAacaataagtaacaaaaaaaaattatacttccaaaatattcaaaatatatatagatgttaacaattttttttacttattataacAGTTACTTGTTTAATCTTTGCTTCCAactagagttggaagttactggaagagccAAGATGAAGTTTATGAAGAAAGATAACGACTCACAGATGATTTGATTGACAGATGGCAAATTATATGAACCAAGAAAAACAAGATGGAGAGAGAGAATTCCAAAGAACATATgctcaagaaaaaaaactaggcaaataagaatttttagagcacttaggaatagtCGCAGTTAAAGGATAAAGGCtaaattgaatgatgagtaataaaagaataaatttaagtagattgcagaagagacgctagctctttagagctgcacctattatagtatatttagaaaagtgaaagagaagcaacattacaacagtgtgataatggttggaggctGGCTGCAACCTTTACTtgtttacttataatatatgttattaatATGCAGATATTTATATGATTCTATAAAGCTCTTACTTATTATAAGATTGTTTGTTCATCATAAGTTGAACTTTCTTACTTATTATAAGGTTGTTTACTCATTATAAGTTGAACTTTCTTATTATAAGACTGTTTGTTCAGTATAAGTTGAATTTTCTTACTTATTATATGATTGTTTACTCATTATAAGTTGAATTTTCTTCCTTAATTTATATGTGTGAACTCAtctaataactatagtttttgaACATAATTATAggtttgaataaataaatgttaagtgatcattttattatatttatagtgtcAACTTTTTCCTGGATCAATGATGCGACAAAAGAAATTGAATCGAAAGTGGCTCCATGTTTTAACAAGGCAAGAGATCGCTATGATGGTCAAATGTGGTGAGGTATGTAAATGATTGATGTTTCAATCGATGAGAAAAATAACAATCGATGCgaaaaataacaatagttaGAAGGGGAGTGAAGAGGATGGTGAAAAAGATCCTCAACAAAAAATCggcagatttttttaaataaatttaaatatcatgttttaaataaatatttatatgaatactttaaatataaatttcaataaataataacatttaaatgatgtttattaaattatttaaatgatgtttttaaaattttattaataaaaaaattttcaaaaagagcCACGCTATCATCTTTTGATTAGTAGCGTGTGGTGTTTTTTTGTTGTCGCAATAGGACCATCCCTTAATGAACCCTTGTATTTGGTGCAGACATTGTTATCAGGTTccctaaagtatttttaaggCGGATGGTGGTGCcgaatataactttttttctttttcttttttttttaaattttgatttactcccaataaggctgcaagcaaccactactaAGTTGAGATTTACTTTGCTGTTTGATGGACTACGCGTGATGTTGGTATGACTTATCTGGGTTTATATGTTTCagtgaaataacattttttaaatgagccATGGGTCTAAACTTTAGTTAGGGGCATATGGATTCTTTTTTAGCTTGATACAATGTTTATCACGTAAATAAACTATAATCACGTAAATATATCTCTTTCGCCAAGATGTTTTATTTGGTTaaagaaaacttattttattgcaTAGTATAGGTTTAAGTTTATGCATGAAAATGTTTGCAACACAATAACTTCATTAAATGGTTTTCATGCATTTTTGAGATTCCCAAAAATAATGGAAATGCACCAAAGAAAATCCGTATTTTGAAGTAacttcttatctttttttttaatctgagcCTTCATATGCTTACAAGTGTTATgcttatgcaaaaaaaaaacatgaatttttaaattttctacaaaaaatattctttttattgcaAACCTTTATATTACGTTGTATTTCCTGTAGATACCAGATTTAGAAGTGtatgtgcatttttttttgaactaaagtAAGCTATCCACGTCCACTAATTTGTATAGTAAAGTTTTAATTGAAAGCCAGAGGAGTTTTTAGTAATTTCTCAGACAAAAACGAAATtacatataatgtatatatacatttttttgtcttACAAATTGCTCAAAACACCTCTGATTTGCTTTATACAACACAAATTAACGGGTGATGCGGAAGTTATCGGACAAAATAAAAACgtcaataacttatttataaataaaaaaacaaactactattatattttttttaaataaagcatttatcttttaacaaaaatatattattttttatatgaaaaaacacCACCATTTGCAATTGATCTTAATTTTGCTCTGACGCCTTTCATATGCGactgtaaaaagtttaaatcaatTTCTTGTAGTTTTAGTTTAATACGATCAATCAAAACTTGCTCTGCTGAAGCTTGCCAATCTCCCTCGTAAACCTTCTGTGCCAAATGTCcccaaaaaatttcaattgatCGTGCTTGAGGCACATTTGGGGGATTGGGTTCTTTATCAACGTAATAAACATATTGGTCCATCCAATTTAGAGAATCTTTAGAATAATGAGAACTTGCTAAATCTGgccaaaataaatagttaaagtCTCCATGATACTTGTGAATAAATGGAAGAATTCGTTTTTCTAAACATACATTAATATAGATTGATGAATTTATCACAACAGCCTTGGAAGTGCGAAACAATGGCTCGGACATACCACGGTCAGATATGGCTATCcacattaataattttcttgGAAATTTCTCTTTTCCTATAAAACGAACACTTTCTGGGCATGTCTTTTTGTTGTTTGCATAGTATCCAAAATTTCCAGGCATGTTGTCCCCTGCaaaacaaaagtgttttttgtCATCGATGACTAGAAGCGATTTTGTGTTATAGAGTTGGTTAACTAGTTTCCTGCTTCTTTTCTTTGCCTTTATTTGTTGTTCTATAGTGTGTTTTGGAGTCTTTTCAcgttttctatatttaatattcattttttttaactgacgACCAATTGTCGATTGATTTACACCAAATTTAATACCTATTTTTCTCTGACTGACCCCTTTTCGATTGTTGACAAGTCTCGTTAATTCGGCTTTCTTTTCTGTAGTCCAGGATGTCGGACGACTAGGGTGCTTTCTATCAGAAAACGATTGAACAATTTCAAGTCTTTTTAGGTTATCATATATTGTACTTCGAGCAAATCCTtccttttcaaaatgatttacgatttttttttttttatattaggtttatttacaaaaaagatttttagtcgCTTTCGAAAAGATTCTCGTTCAGCTGCATTTAACCTCATTTTAAATAGTtgtgtttcaaaaaataaagtttagatTTTATAGAACGTTTATGCCTACgcataaaaccacaaaaactaattattatgcTCAAATAATGAAATTAGGATTTGTCCGATAACTTCCGCATCGCCCGTTAGTGGACGCGGATAACCTACTTTAGttccaaaaatatttacatgcaCTTCTAAATCTGGTATTTACAGAAGATTAAACGTAATATAAAGGTTTGCCATGagaa is a window of Hydra vulgaris chromosome 15, alternate assembly HydraT2T_AEP DNA encoding:
- the LOC136091666 gene encoding uncharacterized protein LOC136091666; amino-acid sequence: MRLNAAERESFRKRLKIFFEGFARSTIYDNLKRLEIVQSFSDRKHPSRPTSWTTEKKAELTRLVNNRKGVSQRKIGIKFGVNQSTIGRQLKKMNIKYRKREKTPKHTIEQQIKAKKRSRKLVNQLYNTKSLLVIDDKKHFCFAGDNMPGNFGYYANNKKTCPESVRFIGKEKFPRKLLMWIAISDRGMSEPLFRTSKAVVINSSIYINVCLEKRILPFIHKYHGDFNYLFWPDLASSHYSKDSLNWMDQYVYYVDKEPNPPNVPQARSIEIFWGHLAQKVYEGDWQASAEQVLIDRIKLKLQEIDLNFLQSHMKGVRAKLRSIANGGVFSYKK